The Actinobacillus equuli genome includes a window with the following:
- a CDS encoding M15 family metallopeptidase yields MIQHLTDILTGKTREHLVSLPNPLSDKHFLQAEVVDAFLALQQAAKEAGFNLQPASTYRDFERQMLIWNAKFNGERKVHDDNGCAIDMSKLDDLQKIQAMMRWSAVPGSSRHHWGTEIDIFDPDLLPEGQNLQLEPWEYQTGGYFAPLAEWLHHNAERFGFYFPFDGIHNAKVGYEPWHISYRPISAEYEKLFSHEILQKSWQNEPLAGKACLLEHFNQLFG; encoded by the coding sequence ATGATACAACATCTAACCGACATCCTAACCGGTAAAACACGCGAACATCTTGTGTCGTTGCCGAATCCGTTATCGGATAAACACTTTCTGCAAGCTGAGGTGGTCGATGCTTTTCTTGCATTGCAGCAGGCGGCAAAAGAAGCCGGTTTTAATTTACAGCCGGCTAGCACTTATCGTGATTTCGAGCGCCAAATGCTAATTTGGAATGCAAAATTTAATGGGGAGCGTAAGGTACATGATGATAACGGCTGTGCGATTGATATGAGTAAATTGGACGATTTACAGAAAATTCAAGCGATGATGCGCTGGTCGGCAGTACCTGGTTCAAGCCGGCATCATTGGGGGACGGAAATTGATATTTTTGATCCCGATTTGCTGCCGGAAGGGCAAAATTTACAGCTCGAGCCTTGGGAATACCAAACCGGTGGTTATTTCGCGCCATTAGCCGAATGGCTTCATCATAATGCCGAGCGTTTCGGTTTTTATTTCCCTTTCGATGGTATTCATAATGCGAAAGTAGGCTATGAGCCTTGGCATATCAGTTATCGTCCGATTTCCGCGGAATATGAAAAGCTATTCAGTCATGAGATTTTGCAAAAATCGTGGCAAAATGAACCGCTTGCCGGCAAAGCCTGCTTACTTGAACATTTTAACCAATTATTTGGTTGA